The genomic window TCTCTTCGCCTTTGTCAAAAACTACTTTTTCAATTTCCCAATAACCATTTAATTTAGCAATATCTTCTGGTTTCACTTCTTGTTTGCAGCTTACAAACAAAATCGACAAAACCAAAATCATCAAAGTGTTCTTCATAATTATTATAATATTTAGGAGCTGATACCTGCTGTCCGCTGTATCTTTTACTTTTTAAAGAAAAAAGTAAAAGGATGCCGCTTCCATCAGGGCTAGGGCTTCAGTTTTCAAAAGAAATTTAGCGAACTACAAAGGTAAACTTATAATCATCAAAAGAAATACTTTAACTCTTAATTATTTTACCCATTTAAAGAACTCCTTTCAACAAATCAACTGCTTATATAAATTACCCTATTTTAACAAAATAAAAACTTTTAAAGGTAAAAAATATTGAAATTTTTAATGAATTTCAAATACAAATTACCTTTGAAAATCTCTACAAAAAAAAGATGAAAAATATATTGATATTACTTTTTAGTTCAATACTAATATTCTCAAAATGTGAAAAGCCAGAAAAAGCTAAGAAACAAATTGCAGAACCAACATCTTCAATTATAAAAGATACTGATTCAACAAAAACCGATTCTTTAAAAAGCAAAAAAGAAGTTTCACCCATAAAAATCACAGCAGCTACATTATTAAAAAACGATTATTCCCATCACAAAGACCTGAAATTAACTTTTAAAAACTCAGGAAAGAAAAACATTAAAGCCATCAAATTTGAATGGTTCTGTAAAAACGCATTTGACAAACCAGCAAGTGGCAGATATTTTTATGCTGACGGAAGATTTACAGAAAATGTAACATCCACAATAAAACCTGGCCAAAGCAGAACAGAATTCTGGGAAGACTTTTCTACAGATGCGGATAAAATAACTAAAATTAGAGCCTATTATATTGTCTTTGCTGACGGCACAAAATGGGGATCTGATCAGTAAATTTCAACATTAAAAAAATCTAATTCTTGTATTAATAAAAATGAGCTTTCAAATAAAACGAGTTATCAATTCATTTTATTTAAAAGCTCAATATTTTTATAGAAATAAATATATCTAAATATAAACTAGCGATTAGTTTTTATCCTTTTCAAAACACCTAGAAAGAATAATATTATACCAGACACGAGTAAAACATAATAAAGTGAAAGATTATTATCCTTCAATAAATTTGCAAAAACAAAACATATCACACTTGCGAAATAAAAAGCAATCGCTGGTATATTTTTTAAAGAATCAAAACTCATTGTAAATTATTTAAAGAAACTATCAACAAATTCATACTTATTAAAGACTTGTAAATCTTCAATTCCTTCACCGACACCAATATATTTTACTGGAATTTGAAACTGATCTGAAATTCCAATTACAACGCCGCCTTTTGCAGTTCCGTCCAATTTAGTTACAGCCAATGAAGTAACCTCCGTCGCTGCTGTAAATTGTTTGGCCTGCTCAAAAGCATTTTGACCTGTTGAACCATCTAAAACTAAAAGTACATCGTGAGGAGCATCGGCAACAACTTTCTGCATAACACGTTTTACTTTCGTCAATTCGTTCATTAAATTGATTTTATTATGAAGACGCCCTGCGGTATCAATAATTACAACATCAGCATTTTGAGCTACTGCAGATTGTAAAGTATCAAAAGCTACAGAAGCTGGATCGCTTCCCATATTTTGTCTTACAATAGGCACATCAACTCTATCCGCCCAAACTTGTAATTGATCAATTGCTGCAGCACGAAAAGTATCTGCCGCACCCAAAACAACTTTGTGACCTGCTTTTTTAAATTGATAAGCCAGCTTTCCAATTGTTGTAGTTTTACCAACCCCGTTTACTCCAACAACCATTAAAACGTAAGGTTTTTTATCTTTCGGAATTTCAAATTCAGTTGCTTCACCTGTATTAGTTTCAGATAATAAAGCTCCTATTTCTTCTCTAAGAATTTGATTCAATTCATCCGTTCCTAAATATTTATCTTCAGCAACACGTTTTTCAATTCTTGAAATTACTTTTAAAGTTGTATTTACTCCGACATCTGAAGCAACAAGAATTTCTTCTAGATTATCTAAAACATCATCATCAACTTTAGATTTTCCAGCAATGGCTTTGCTTAACTTAGAGAAAAAAGTAGTTTTTGTTTTTTCAAGACCTTTGTCTAAAGTCTCTTTTTTTTCGGTAGAGAATAATTTTTTAAAAAAACTCATTTTTTGTAGATTTTTAGATTTATTAGATCTCTTGATTTTTTAGATCAGAAATCCAAATCTTTAAAGAAAGCGCAATTGTTTTTCAATTAACCTTAATTTAAACAGAAATTCATATTAAAAAAAGTCAATTACTGCGTTTCTTTAAATTTATAGACAAATATAGGTAATAAAAAAGCTACTTCCGAAAGAAAGTAGCTTTTCTATATAATGTAAATGTAATTATTTCTTTTTCAAGAATTCATCAACTTCTTCAGGAGCCATAATAGATTCTACGAATGTATATGCACCAGTTTTAGGAGATTTTACCATTTTGATGGCTTTTGATAATCTCTTAGAAGATGTTTGTAACGATGCTACGGTTTTCTTTGCCATGATTCAAATGTTATTTGAAGCTTTTATAAAACTCTCATGGCAAAACCATTCGAGATTTACAAAAATCTCTAATTATTACTTAATTTCTTTATGAACAGTTACTCTTTTTAAGATTGGATTAAATTTCTTAATCTCTAATCTGTCTGGAGTATTTTTTTTGTTCTTAGTTGTAATGTATCTAGAAGTTCCTGGAACACCAGAAGTCTTGTGCTCAGTACATTCTAAAATTACCTGGATTCTATTACCTTTCTTTGCCATCTTGCTATATATTTATTTAGGAAAAGATTATTTGATAAATCCTTCTGACTGTGCTTTTTTCAAAACAGCAGTGATTCCATTTTTATTAATTGTTTTTATCGTAGATGCTGCTACTCTAAGAGTAATCCATCTATCTTCTTCTGGAAGATAAAAACGCTTTTTAACTAAGTTTACAGAAAACTTTCTCTTAGTTTTGTTCATAGCGTGAGAAACGTTATTTCCTACCATCGCTCTTTTACCTGTAAGGTCACAAACTCTTGACATTATACTTATCTTTTATCGTTATTCAAAATCAGGGTGCAAAGAAAAGAAAAATAAACCATTGTAGCAAAAAATTATTGCACAAATTTTAAAATTTCTTTCTGCAATATTTCTAAACTCTTAACTGTTGCCCTATCTATCACTTTTTCACGCGGTTGTCCAAAGTTAAATTCTTCTACAATTACTTCGCTCGGCGTTGCCAAAGCAATAAAAACAGTACCAATTTCTGCATCTGAATCACCTTTTGAAGGTCCTGCGTTACCAGTCGTAGCAATACCGTAGTCGGTTTTTAGTAAGTTTTTCACACTCAAAGCCATAGCAGATGCAACTTCTGCACTTACCACAGAATGTTTCTTTATTATTTCTTCTGAAACTCCTAAAACATTTAT from Flavobacterium fluviale includes these protein-coding regions:
- the rpmG gene encoding 50S ribosomal protein L33, coding for MAKKGNRIQVILECTEHKTSGVPGTSRYITTKNKKNTPDRLEIKKFNPILKRVTVHKEIK
- the rpmB gene encoding 50S ribosomal protein L28 translates to MSRVCDLTGKRAMVGNNVSHAMNKTKRKFSVNLVKKRFYLPEEDRWITLRVAASTIKTINKNGITAVLKKAQSEGFIK
- the ftsY gene encoding signal recognition particle-docking protein FtsY, whose protein sequence is MSFFKKLFSTEKKETLDKGLEKTKTTFFSKLSKAIAGKSKVDDDVLDNLEEILVASDVGVNTTLKVISRIEKRVAEDKYLGTDELNQILREEIGALLSETNTGEATEFEIPKDKKPYVLMVVGVNGVGKTTTIGKLAYQFKKAGHKVVLGAADTFRAAAIDQLQVWADRVDVPIVRQNMGSDPASVAFDTLQSAVAQNADVVIIDTAGRLHNKINLMNELTKVKRVMQKVVADAPHDVLLVLDGSTGQNAFEQAKQFTAATEVTSLAVTKLDGTAKGGVVIGISDQFQIPVKYIGVGEGIEDLQVFNKYEFVDSFFK
- a CDS encoding DUF4295 domain-containing protein is translated as MAKKTVASLQTSSKRLSKAIKMVKSPKTGAYTFVESIMAPEEVDEFLKKK